The DNA region CatttataatacattatattaCAAGGCAGAAAGCATTTCTGATCAGATATTTAGCTTCCATGTATTGCCCAAAACAGCTTCCTAGGAATAGCAGCAATGCACAATAGTTTACATCACCAAGAAAAATACTTCTTTGATGTCTCATAATCATTCATGTCGCAATTTACTTTACGTTCTTTTCCTCTgagttaaaaacaaagcaaactcatcttttctatattttactaGTTAACGCCTGGAAATTTTCTATACCCTAAATACAGCTACCAGCTTAGaaatttgttggtagaaaacAGCATTTCTGAATCTaaccaaatcaaaaaaaaaattctatatccCCCACTGCAAAGAAGGGCAGAATTCTCTTCTTGCCTTCTTTTGGAGCCAAATCAGGGCCTTTTCTTCTTCATACAGCCATCCTGAATAGTATCTACTTAAAGAGACAGCTAAATCTACAAGGAACTATTCTCTAATAAAGTCTTCCATGTGTAATCTTGCCTCCTCACATCTGCTTACTCAAAATAATTTACAATCAACTTTGAGCATTACATAATAACAAACTTAAAAGTAATTTGGGGAAATGTAAGAACATAAAGGAAGTAGTTTCCAAATTATGCAAGGACAGTATTTGCTCATCCCCTTCTGATtcaaacaaccaaccaaccaaattCAACATACAATAATAATTCCTTTTCCAGGGTTACTGCCCCAATAACAATGGAAACAGATGTAAATCCACTGAATATAGtcccttaattttttctttagttttacaTTTGTGAGCTCCTGACTAGCACAAAACATGTTCATCTTTCTCATTTTCACAACAGTAGTAAGTGGTTAGAAAAGTATAGAAAAGGCTCTATTTTTCATAAAGCAAATTTAATACAGATTTTACTATGAAgttgaaaaaagagagaaagtgagtgaaaAGGTATGTGCTGGCTGTCTGGGGAACAAGACTCATAAATCACTGCACGTTAAGAGCACGTGCTGAAACTTCATGGTGCCAGTCACGCAATTTTGTGTATTTGGGACTAAAGACGTGAAGGGGTATCTTTTCCctgtggaaataaaaaaaagagtgatagagcagaatgagaaaaagaaacgAAAATTCTATACTAATTCCATCATGCAGAAAACATGCCTTAAAAAGCTGGATTTCATACAGCTCTTTTATTAAAATAGCAAGTATTTTAAAGATAGACAGTTTTTTAGAAATGCAGAAATTAATCTATAGAGCCTCCCTGGAAATATCAATTTTTATGCCCAAAATAAGGGGATGGTAAGATGCACATGAACTCATTCACAGAGGTATGTATTGTTAGCAGAACACACCAAAACACATTCTTTTGCCCACTTCATTTTCCAGTTCTAATGAAAATAAGCCATATACGGAAAACCCAGACAACATCTCTTAATTTGAAAATCTGTAAGTTGTACATTTAGGTCACACTAAAGGCACCAAGGTTAAAAGCTCAGCTTCTAGTTGCATACAAAAAGCTGTACCATTACacttgaaaactgaaaaacaaaaaattgagACCATTCATGAAAGGAAAACATCCAATTTAGAGAAAGATAGAAAACTTACTTTGCCTTCTTTGTATTATCAGCTTCAGATTCTTTCACTGAAATATATTAAGCAATATCTAGTGTTAGTTTGCTCCAATAATGAAACTAATTAAGCTGTACCAATCAATATCAAATCTTTAAGTTTCATTAAACtactaaaaaaaattccataccATGTTGTTATTGGCTACATACTATAGTCaggactgctgctgctgctactactactactactactaccacCACCAACACCACCATCACTATCATTAATTCTACCCTTTCCAATATAACTCTAGGGGATAGGTATCTTATGTATCAGACCTATATTACGCATCTTGTAATTTAAAAGCACACTGAATTAGGTTTGTTTTCAATAACTCTCAGTCAGTCGAAATGCTACTCTTTGTGGCAAAGAACATTCATTTGCTAGGATCCCCAGAAGTCCACTTACGGTGTTCAGTCCCAGTGATCTGGGCGAGGATGCGGAAGGAGCGGGACTGAGTTGTACCAGTTCTTGGGCGCCAGTCTTCAGTATCCTCAATCAATCTCTTCTTGCTGGCATCACTGTGAGTGGGTATGTGATAAAACTCTGTATTGCGCTCCACAATGTGTTTTCTTGGTGGACtggagatgagaaaaaaaaaatcacattaaaatgctaaaatattATCTAcaggattatttaaaaattatatatttaattatcaaTATAAATAGTTCTAAGTGAGCAGCCGGCTTTCTCAATATATtcaacattaatttaaaaattttctatagtaagtttttaaaaattagtagaaaaaaagtgttaatataaaataatactaaGAATGTATTTAACAGAAAGATTACCGTTTAGGGGggattttccttttaattgaCAGAAGAAGGCAGCAGGAGAAAGATTTCCCAacatgaagaagaagaaaggaaaaggatatgaaaaaaaaaagaactagaaaatggaaaatcCACAGCAGTCAAAATCAATTTGAAGTTG from Oryctolagus cuniculus chromosome 8, mOryCun1.1, whole genome shotgun sequence includes:
- the PDLIM5 gene encoding PDZ and LIM domain protein 5 isoform X14; translation: MSNYSVSLVGPAPWGFRLQGGKDFNMPLTISSLKDGGKASQANVRIGDVVLSIDGISAHGMTHLEAQNKIKGCTGSLNMTLQRASATVKPEPVPVQKKTQVTNNPGTMKIPPKRPPRKHIVERNTEFYHIPTHSDASKKRLIEDTEDWRPRTGTTQSRSFRILAQITGTEHLKESEADNTKKAKEKIPLHVFSPKYTKLRDWHHEVSARALNVQ